From a region of the Pukyongiella litopenaei genome:
- a CDS encoding ABC transporter ATP-binding protein, protein MSLLSLSEVSAFYGASQALFKVTLRVNEGEVLALLGRNGMGKSTTIRTLCGLVPAAGGEIRFDGHDLRRLPPHRAARLGLGLVPEGRRCFAGLTVEENLTAAARPGPWDMTRLVRLFPRLGERRGQLAEKLSGGEQQMLAIGRALMTNPRLLLLDEATEGLAPIVRQEIWAAIATLKRDSGLSILLVDKSLRELRQVADQAVVLQRGETVWHGPMADLGAEITDRYLGV, encoded by the coding sequence ATGAGCCTGCTGTCGCTGTCCGAGGTATCGGCATTCTACGGGGCCAGCCAGGCGCTGTTCAAGGTGACGCTGCGCGTGAACGAGGGCGAGGTCCTGGCACTGCTGGGGCGCAATGGCATGGGCAAGAGCACGACCATCCGCACGCTCTGCGGGCTGGTCCCGGCGGCGGGCGGCGAAATCCGGTTCGACGGCCATGACCTGCGCCGCCTGCCACCGCACCGGGCGGCGCGGCTGGGCCTGGGCCTGGTGCCCGAGGGGCGGCGCTGCTTCGCGGGGCTGACGGTCGAGGAAAACCTGACCGCCGCGGCCCGGCCCGGCCCGTGGGACATGACGCGGCTGGTGCGGCTGTTCCCGCGGCTCGGCGAGCGGCGCGGACAGTTGGCCGAAAAGCTGTCGGGCGGCGAACAGCAGATGCTGGCGATCGGGCGGGCGCTGATGACCAACCCGCGGCTGCTGCTGCTGGACGAGGCGACGGAGGGGCTGGCCCCGATCGTCCGGCAGGAGATCTGGGCGGCCATCGCCACGCTGAAACGCGACAGCGGGCTGTCGATCCTGCTGGTGGACAAGTCGCTGCGCGAATTGAGGCAGGTGGCGGATCAGGCGGTGGTCCTGCAACGGGGAGAAACCGTCTGGCATGGACCGATGGCCGATCTCGGTGCCGAAATCACCGACCGCTACCTGGGAGTTTGA
- a CDS encoding ABC transporter ATP-binding protein: MTDTVLSVEGICKSFGALKASDDVSLDLRPGEIHALIGPNGAGKSTLIAQIAGGLKPDAGRVRFLGRDVTALDTVQRARLGLGRTFQISALAMEDTVLQNAMLGALGAQGRPFRFFRPVLRDTALREVAESALDRVGLADRAAMRTADLSHGQRRQLEVAVALTLSPHAFLMDEPMAGLGASGSKRLTEFLDGLRAQAPILLVEHDMDAVFALADRISVLDYGRIIATGNVDEIRTHPDVRRAYLGDEA; the protein is encoded by the coding sequence ATGACTGACACGGTCCTGTCGGTAGAGGGCATCTGCAAGAGTTTCGGGGCGCTGAAAGCGTCCGATGATGTGAGCCTGGATCTGCGGCCCGGCGAAATCCATGCGCTGATCGGGCCGAATGGGGCCGGGAAATCGACGCTGATCGCCCAGATCGCGGGCGGGCTGAAACCCGATGCGGGACGGGTGCGGTTCCTGGGCCGCGACGTGACCGCGCTGGATACGGTGCAGCGGGCGCGGCTCGGGCTGGGGCGCACGTTTCAGATCTCGGCGCTGGCGATGGAGGATACGGTGCTGCAGAACGCGATGCTCGGTGCGCTGGGCGCGCAGGGCAGGCCATTCCGGTTCTTCCGCCCGGTGCTGCGCGATACCGCCCTGCGCGAGGTGGCGGAATCCGCGCTGGACCGGGTCGGGCTGGCCGACCGGGCCGCCATGCGCACCGCCGATCTCAGCCATGGCCAGCGCCGGCAGCTGGAGGTGGCGGTGGCGCTGACGCTTTCGCCCCATGCCTTCCTGATGGACGAACCGATGGCCGGGCTGGGCGCCAGCGGGTCGAAACGGCTGACCGAGTTTCTCGACGGGCTGCGCGCGCAGGCGCCGATCCTGCTGGTCGAGCATGACATGGACGCGGTGTTTGCGCTGGCCGACCGGATCAGCGTGCTGGATTACGGCCGCATCATCGCCACCGGAAACGTGGACGAGATCCGCACCCATCCGGATGTGCGCCGCGCCTATCTGGGGGATGAGGCATGA
- a CDS encoding branched-chain amino acid ABC transporter permease has translation MTRETLTNTALALALLAVPLWAWAADEPFIITMATKVAILALAGVGLNIALGLGGLVSLGHAAFFGIGGYAMGILASHAQTYAPLTEWPLLIEGTKSMPVIWLVAVAFSALAALLIGALSLRTSGVYFIMITLAFGQMLYYFAISWPAYGGEDGLSIYLRNSFPGLNTLDPIQFFALAYALLCAGLWLAARLAASPFGLALNAARQAPARVETVGMVPYRLRLTAFVISGAVTGLAGALFADLNRFVSPSMFSWQTSGEIMVFLILGGTARLFGPVAGAAAFIILEQVLGGLSEYWHVYLGLLLLAVVLYAPGGLIGALAGRERRHD, from the coding sequence ATGACACGCGAGACGCTGACAAACACCGCGCTGGCGCTGGCGCTGCTGGCGGTGCCGCTCTGGGCCTGGGCCGCGGACGAGCCGTTCATCATCACGATGGCGACCAAGGTGGCGATCCTGGCGCTGGCCGGCGTGGGGCTGAACATCGCGCTCGGGCTGGGCGGGCTGGTCAGCCTGGGTCACGCGGCGTTCTTCGGTATTGGCGGCTATGCCATGGGCATCCTGGCCAGCCACGCGCAGACCTATGCGCCGCTGACGGAATGGCCGCTGCTGATCGAGGGCACCAAGTCGATGCCGGTGATCTGGCTGGTGGCGGTCGCCTTTTCGGCGCTGGCGGCGCTGCTGATCGGGGCGCTGAGCCTGCGGACATCGGGCGTCTATTTCATCATGATCACGCTCGCCTTCGGGCAGATGCTCTATTACTTCGCGATCAGCTGGCCCGCCTATGGCGGCGAGGACGGGTTGTCGATCTACCTGCGCAATTCCTTTCCCGGCCTGAACACGCTCGACCCGATCCAGTTCTTCGCGCTGGCCTATGCGCTGCTCTGCGCCGGACTGTGGCTGGCCGCGCGGCTGGCGGCGTCGCCTTTCGGACTGGCGCTGAACGCGGCGCGGCAGGCACCGGCGCGGGTCGAGACCGTGGGCATGGTGCCCTATCGGCTGCGGCTGACGGCCTTTGTCATCTCGGGCGCGGTCACCGGGCTGGCGGGCGCGCTGTTCGCCGATCTCAACCGGTTCGTCAGCCCGTCCATGTTCAGCTGGCAGACCTCGGGCGAAATCATGGTGTTCCTGATCCTTGGCGGCACCGCGCGGCTGTTCGGTCCGGTGGCGGGGGCGGCGGCCTTCATCATCCTGGAACAGGTGCTGGGCGGGCTGTCGGAATACTGGCACGTCTATCTGGGCCTGCTGCTGCTGGCGGTGGTGCTTTATGCGCCGGGCGGGCTGATCGGCGCGCTGGCGGGACGGGAGCGGCGCCATGACTGA